CCTGGTGACGGGCCTGGAGGGAGGCGAAAGATGAGATTCCAGGCATCCGCCGCGCTGGTCTGCGCGGCGCTGGCGGCCGCGACCCCGGCCCGGGCGGCGACCGAGCTGACCTACATGATCTGGGGGTCGCCGGCGGAGGGCGAGGTCTGGCGCAGCGTTGCCGACGCCTTCGAGACCAAGCACCCCGACATCAAGATCAAGGTGGAGGTCAACGACTGGTCGTCCTACTGGCAGAAGCTGCGGGTGCTGGTCGCCGGCGGCAACCCGCCCGACATCTTCGCCATGGACGCGCCCCTGTATCCGGATTGGCAGTCGCGCGGCGCGCTCCTGAACCTGCAGCCCTATCTCGACGCCGACCCGAAGGCGCTCGATGGCATCTACCCGATCACGCTCGAGGCCTACCGCATGCCGGACGGCCTCTACGGCCTGCCGCGGGACTTCCAGACCATCGTCCTCTACTACAACAAGGATATGTTCGACGCGGCCAAGCTGCCCTATCCGACGGCGGATTGGAACTGGGACGACCTGCGGCGCACGGCCAAGGCCCTGACGCTCGACAAGAACGGCGACGGCACCACCGACCAGTGGGGCTTCTGGTCCGAGATCGGAGACCCCGAGCCGTTCTGGGGGCCGGTGGTGTGGAGCTATGGCGGCGACATCGTCAGCGCCGATCGCGGCCACACCTTGCTGGCCGAAGGTGCGGCGCGCGACGCCTGGCACTTCATCGCGGGCATGGCGCTGGACGACAAGGCGATGCCGACGCCCGAGCAGCTGAAGCAGTACG
The sequence above is drawn from the Inquilinus sp. Marseille-Q2685 genome and encodes:
- a CDS encoding sugar ABC transporter substrate-binding protein gives rise to the protein MRFQASAALVCAALAAATPARAATELTYMIWGSPAEGEVWRSVADAFETKHPDIKIKVEVNDWSSYWQKLRVLVAGGNPPDIFAMDAPLYPDWQSRGALLNLQPYLDADPKALDGIYPITLEAYRMPDGLYGLPRDFQTIVLYYNKDMFDAAKLPYPTADWNWDDLRRTAKALTLDKNGDGTTDQWGFWSEIGDPEPFWGPVVWSYGGDIVSADRGHTLLAEGAARDAWHFIAGMALDDKAMPTPEQLKQYGTDGFSAGIAAMTVSGHWVVPEYAERGFAWGVAPLPSGPKGRVTSVNSAGFVISKTTAHPKEAWQFVTFAAGPDGQAALARLGFAVPILKSVAEGPAYLDQPGPKIDQRVFLDALSYARIKPSFRGYEEWSTVVGDALLPVWNGDAAIDDALDEIGSAADDVLQGQR